ATCTGCATATTTGAGTAGGCATATGGATGAACGAAGGGAAAAGATTTCTAGGACTTGTTCTAAAATTTGACCGAATAGATTTGGGGAGTCTGTAAACTCCTGGGGTAGGACTGTCCACTGGTACTGCTGTTTTCTACCTAAGTAAGGGTCCTCCCACTCAAAAGCAAACATGTCCCGGCTGTCTTCTGCTAAAGGGCAAGCCCAAAaagcatctttctttctttttttttttttgttgagacagagtctcgctttgttgcccagactggagtgcagtggccggatctcagctcactgcaagctccgcctcccgggttcacaccactctcctgcctcagcctcccgagtagctgggactacagacgcccgccacctcgcccagctaggtttttgtattttttagtagagacggggtttcaccgtgttagccaggatggtctcgatctcctgaccttgtgatccgcccatctcggcctcccaaagtgctgggattacaggcttgagccaccgcgcccggccgcatctttctttttttatttttattttattttatattatattattttattttaatttattttattttaatttttgagacggagcctgcctctatcaccaggctggagtgcagtggcacaatccctgctcactacaacctccgcctcccaggttcaagcaattctcctgcctcagcctcctgagtagctgggattacaggcgcatgctgccgtgcctggctaatttttttttttttttttttagtagagacagggtttcaccatgttgcccaggctggtcacaaactcctgagctcaggcaatctgcccacctcagtctcccaaagcgctaggattacaggtgtgagccaccgcacccagccagcatcTTTCAAATCTATCATTGTGAACCATTGGTGATCGTGTGGGATTTTGCTGATAATGGTGTAAGGGTTGGGAACAGCAGCGGGGGGGTGGGGTAGTTTGAGCTGTTTGATTAATAGCCCAGAGGTCTTCTACTAGCTGGTATGACCCATGTAACTTTCTTACAGACAATATTGGAGTGTTATAAGGGGATATACAGGGTTCAAGGAGTCCGTCACGGACAAGGCCCTCAATTATAGGTTTTAGAGCCATTCTAGCGTCTAAGGGAATAGGGTATTGTTTTCTGCTTACCATTTccctgggaattttttttttttttttttttttttttttttttgagacagtcactctgtcacccaggctggagtgcaatggtgtgatcttagctcactgcaacctccgcctccacggttcaagcaattcttctgcctcagcctcctgagtagctgggactacaggtgcatgccaccacatctggctaagtttttaaatatttttagtagagatggagtttcaccatgttggccaggctggtctcaaactcctgacctcaggtgatccacctgcctcagcctcccaaagtgctgggattacaggcgtgagccaccacatccacccaagggaatttttattttcacatggaTTGGACCTGTAGTTTccctcaattttctttctttaaccaTATGTCAGGATGCATTCGGCTCTCTTCTGTGGCAGCGAGTAGGTTTAAGGAAGTGAGGAATTTTCCCTGATTAACATATAGGCCTATACCTAATCATAACATTAAGTCTCTTCCTAACAAATTAGTTCCCACTTTGGGGATTAACAAGAACTTTGTGGTGGCCGGCCTGTTCTCATATTTAACCTGTTTCCTCTAAAATTTTTGCCCTGAATCCCTCCCCTTTAACCCCTGAGACAGTAAGCTCTTTTGTTGAACATGCTAAACTtgaaggaagaaaacatagggaggAGCGAGCCACTCCCGAATTGACTACGAAAATGATGaactctgggctgggcgcggtggctcacgcctgtaatcccagcacagcaggtggatcacaagatcaggagatcgagaccatcctggctaacacagtgaaaccttgtctctactaaaaatacaaaaaaatagctgggcgtggtggcgggcgcctgtagtcccagttactcgccaggctgaggcaggagaatggtgtgaacccaggagagggagcttgcagtgagccttgatcgcgccactgcactccagtctgggcgacagggcgagactctgtctcaaaaaaaaaaaaaagaaagaaagtgattaACTCTGATTTAGGTTCCACCGTCAGATTTATCAAGGGCTCCTGGTGGGACTCGAGATGAAAGATGCAGAGCCCTTGATCCCCCTATTCTTCTTCAAATGCCATGAGTGGAAGaacttcctttttcctctccctttcgGGCACTCCCTTTTAAAATGTCCTGGCTTTCCACACCTGAAACATCTGTCTTCCCCTCTTCCCTGGCCTGCTCTGTGACTCTCAGGTTTCATCTTTTTACTTCCTGTGTGGGGTCTCACAGCCCGTTGCTTAGAGGGTTTATAAGTTCTATTTTCCTGGGTTTCCTGTTGTAGAGTTCCCTGTTGTAAAGTGGACAGCATagtttttgccttttgtttctgctttttttcatCCATTTCATCCATTCATACATATAATTTTGgggcttctctctctttttttcttttttttttttttttgagacagaggctcgctctgtctcccaggctggagtgcagtggcgcgatctcggctcactgcaagctctgcctgccgggtgcacgccattctcctgcctcagcctcctgagtacctgggactacaggcgcccgccaccacgcttggctattttttttgtatttttttagtagagacggggtttcaccatgttagccaggatggtctcgatctcctgaccttgtgatctgcccacctcagcctcccaaagtgctgggattacaggagtgagccaccatgcccggcctttgtgcatcttttttttttgagatggagtctcgctctgttgcccaggctggagtgcagtggcgcaatcttggctcattgcaagctccgcctcccaagttcacgccattctcctgcctcagcctccctagtagctgggacgacaggcgcccgccaccacgcccggctaattttttttgtatttttagtagagatggcgtttcatcgtgttagccaggatggtctcgatctcctgacctcgtaatccgcccccctcagcttcccaaagtgctgggattacaggcatgagccaccgcgcccagcctgggcaTCTCTTAATTAAAAGTTCCTCTATGGAGCAGTCTTGCCAATTTCctatcttttgtaatttctttctaaTGTCCGGCCAACTGTTTATGATAAAATAGAGCTTTAACATCCCTTGTCCAAGTGGGTCCTCTATGTCTAAGcctgaatattttcttatttgctcCTTAAGCCTGTTTAAAAATTCCATGGGCCCTTCATCTTTCTCTTGGTGTACATTAAATGCTCAGGAAATATTTTGGGTTCCAGGCACCAATTCCCGAATCCCTTTAATTATCATATCCCTGAGGTCTTTCATGTTTTCTCAGTGGGCTGCATTGCTCCTATCCCACTGAGGGTCCCGGCCTGGGAGTTTCTGCTCTGCTGCTGGGATGTTTTGACCAGGAGGGTGTTCACATTCCCAGACTGTCATAGCGTCCCTGTGGATCATGGTTCTTTCCCCCTCTGCGAAGAGAATACCTCAGGTGGACATTAATTCAGCCCAAGTATACAATTGGGGCCCTAAAAATTGGTCAATTTGATCTGTGACTCCAAAGGGATCATCTGATAATGGTTTGAGTTCCTTTTTCAGATTTCTAACCTCTGAACTAGTTAAGGGGGCATTTACGAAACCAATACCCCCTCCTCCCAGTGCTACTTCTCTTAAGGGAAAAGGGGTTGGGGCAGACTCCTTTGaggcagagggaaaaggaaagttTTGAATATCCCTCTGGCATTGTTTCCATCTTGTGCTGAAGTTTTCCTGAGGAAAGGACATGTGCCAGTGGCTACTCAATGGGGATGTAGGGCCACAAAGCCCATGGGGCAGGGTTATGTGGAGGAGGGACTGAGTGATTAGCCTGGGGTGGGGTAGGTAGGGGAAGATGGTCTAGGGGATCCTATACATTGGCATCTTTAGATGTAGAATCTGACTTAACTGGGTTGTCCTGGGGGGGTATTGAGTTTGGTTTCTCTTTTACATCATCCTTTAAGGGAAAGGGAAGGACAAGTTCCTGTCTCCAACACAGAGCATAACCTATTTCCTCTTGCGAGACTGGACTTTTTTCATTAACATACTGGATTAAGAGTTGGCATATCCAATCCTCATCTGATCCAAACTTTGGCCAAAAGACCGACAGTCTGAGGATAGGTTCCTTGGTCCAAATAAAACAGCAATATTTTATCATTCGCTGTCTTTCCTTGTGTTTGGTTTTCATTCTCTCTCCAGTACTCTAACATAAGGCCTAGAGGACTGTCAGGGGGAACTTTATCGTCCACTTGGCCTTTTGTACTCCCTGTCTTACTTGGGGTATTTCCATTCTGGAGGTTGGTGCCCGTTTCCTAGGGGCTTAACCTCTCCCTTTTCCCACTGGAGGTTTCTTGCACTCGTGTGAATACTCCCTTCGTCCTTTTTGGCCGCTTCCCTCATGGCAATTTTAGGCCCCTCTTAGCAATAGTGGGTCGGTATAATCCCCCTGACTGGAAAACCGCCCTAAGCCATATGAGGTGACCATGGAACCAAGTCTGGACTCCACACTCGATTCGTGTCCACTGACGTGTCTCAACCACGCACTTAAAACCTCcaagtgggctgggcgcggtggctcaagcctgtaatcccagcactttgggaggctgagacgggtggatcacgaggtcaggagatcgagaccatcctggctaacacggtgaaaccccgtccctactaaaaaatacaaaaaaaactagccgggcgaggtggcgggcgcctgtagtcccagctactcgggaggctgaggcaggagaatggtgtgaacccgggaggcggagcttgcagtgagctgagatccggccactgcactccagcctgggcgacagagcgagactccgtctcaaaaacaaacaaacaaacaaacaaacaaaaaaaacctccaagTGACCCCGACCACCAAGGAAATACTTTGTCGCCCCAGTAGCAACTTTTCTTATCTTGGTCTGTGCAGAGTTACCCACTCGCCTGGGAATTTTAAGGATCCTTCCTGCCCACGTTGCTGAGAGTCCGGATTTATTTGCCACTTCGGGTGGACCCAATCCTCCCCTCCCGGGGCCACAGCAACAAGGCAGTGGGACGCATCTCACAAGGAAAAGTAATCGCTACCCCTCCCAAAGGATAATGGGATCCTGGAAGACCCCCAAATTTGTTGAAAACAAGCGCTCAGTGTAGTCAAGAAAAACCAGCACTGAGACAAAAGACTTCCCAGCAAGGCAtctttacttctgcagaagggtgctgcTTGCACTGGTTGTAATCTCAAGAGCACCCCCCCACCTCCTGAACAGAGGAGGGAAGTGGTTTTTAACCCTAACGCAGTTCCTGTTtctgtgtcctttccccattggctgGGGGGTTGGACCGCACAATCTGAGCTGATCCCGATTGACTAAGGTTTAACTTTCCCAAATAGGGTAGACTATTTgcgaaaaagaagaaaaagcggGGGTAGAATCTGTTTACAGCTTATGACCAGGAAGTtgagtctttgaagaggaactcaGCTGTCCCAACAGAGGCATCCGaggggctgcctggaggaggtgatgcTGGGCAGTAGGAATTGCCTGGTCCGACGCCCTGGCTGCCAAGGGCCTGCCAGGAATGTGCACCTTTGGGTCTTCCCTTCTAAGAGGTGAACTGAGAGTGCCCCTGGCGCTCTGGCAAAGGCCATGGAATGGGCCCACAGTGAGAATTCCAGCTTCGCCTCTTACTAGCTGGATAACCTGGGGAGCCGCGagacctccctgggcctcagcccCCGGTACAGTGGAGTCAACGGGAGAAACGGCCTCACGGGATTGATGCGGGGATTAAGCGGGGCACGGGTGGCGGGCAAACGCGGGTCATTATACTCATCTCCCCACGGCAAGCTTCCCAGCGCCAGCCGCTTCCCCGCTCCGCGCCGGGACTAGACCCTCCGACCCCGCCCCTGCGCGGGCCGCGAGCAGGAATGCGAGCAGGCCGGGGGCGCGCGGGCCGCAGCCGCATTTCCGGGCCGGCGGGAGCgggcggcgggggaggggcggCCGGGGCCTGCGCCGGCCGCCGTGTGACGCGCCCCCTCATTTGCATGCGGAGCGCCCATTGGCCACGGCGGCCGCCGGGATGGGAGGCGGGTCCCCTCCCCCTCCCGCCGCAGCGGCGGCAGCAGCTGGGCTCGGTGTAAACAAGTCCAGGCGCCTGCGAACCCGGGCCGGGGGGGACGGCGCCCGCCAGGAGCGCCCCCCACTCCCAGGCCAGCCCACCCCGGCAGACCGGGCCCCGCGCGCCCAGGCGAGGTGAGGCCCGCGCCGTCAGGGCTGCGTGTCGCCCCGCGCCCCCGCCCAGCTGGCCAGGACTGCCCCCTCCCCCGGcgcccgcccccacccccgcgCCCCAGGTGAGCCCCGGGGTCCAGGTAAGGCTCCGCGATGCAGGTAAGAGCCCCTGGGCGTAGAGGAGGCCTAGGCGACCGCAGGTGAGAGCCCCTCCTCTGCTAGGTGACCCTCCACCTTCACGGCGaggcctcctgcctcctccaggcGGGGGACCCTCTCCCCGATGAACCCCCTAAACCCCCAGTGAACCCCACTGCTCTCCAGATGAGGTCGCAAGGACCAACCAGCGCCTGCCCGTCCATGCTCCCCCGAAACTGGGAACTGACAGCCCAGCCCTCCAAAGCCCCTTCCTCCAGCTTCAGCTGCCAGGTCAGCAAGGGTGAGGCCGGAAGCAGGCGGGTGACTCACCCTGGGCtcctccgagcctcagtttccccattgaTGCAACCTGAGGCCTCCTCACTGAGTCAAAACTGAGACGCCTCTGGTCCCCGAGAGGCTGCTGGctctggggaaaggagagagCAGCCGagtgtgacagagtgagtcccCACGGCTCTGGGAGTGCCTCGCATGTGTATGGCCCAGGTCCTGACAGCCCACCTACTCCCTCCCCGGCAGGCACTGGGCTCCCTCTGCTCCCCGTGGGCCGCTCCCCGCGTGGGgccactgcccccggcccccGCCATGGTGCGGATTTCAAAGCCCAAGACGTTTCAGGCCTACTTGGATGATTGTCACCGGAGGTATAGCTGTGCCCACTGCCGCGCTCACCTGGCCAACCACGACGACCTCATCTCCAAGGTAACCAACCAGGCCACAGTGGGGCTGGAACCTATAGGGGCTGCCTGGCAGCTCCCCACCGGCAGCCCTGACCCCCtcctctcttcccaccctcccaccctttAGTCCTTCCAGGGCAGTCAGGGGCGTGCCTACCTCTTCAACTCTGTGTGAGTATCTGGCCTCCCTTCTTGCTTTCCCTGACATCTGTTGTGACCTGTGACCCCTGGCATCCTGCTGAGACTCCCAGAGTTCCCCGGTGCAGGCAGGAAGCTGTGAGCATCATCTCTTGGATGCGGAGGACAGGCACAGTGCTTGAGGGGGGCCCTGTGATGGCAGGACCCTCCCTGGGACTGCCCCATGTCCCCACAGGGTGAACGTGGGCTGCGGGCCAGCCGAGGAGCGGGTGCTGCTGACCGGCCTCCATGCTGTCGCCGACATTCACTGCGAGAACTGCAAGACCACTTTGGGCTGGAAATATGTGAGTCAGCCACCTCTGACCCTAGGCTAGCCTTTGACCTGACCTTCCAACACCACCTCCTGACAAGCAGTCATCCTATAGCCTTTCAGATTGCATAGGCCTAGCTCACACAAGTCAGACTGTCTTTTCATCCCTGaccacattttcttctcttgcaCCCTGCAAGGGCTGTAGAACTTTTCTCTTAACCTATCCCTTCTCCCAGGCACTTGGATCCGCATTTGAGAGTTAGGATATAATCAGagtcaccatttattgaatgcttatgtGCCTTGCACTGTTGTGTGCCTGGCATCTGTTATCTCATTCAATCATTGCAGTGATCCTTTAGGTAGAAGCTAGTATTATCTCTACAGAACAAGACAGGGAGGCCCAAAGatgttaggtaacttgcccaagatcacacaactggtAAGTGACAGAATAGGGACCAGAATCTgagttggttggtttttttttttcactccaaACTCTTGACCACCAGCTTATATTGTCATTCAGAGTATCAGAAAAAATTGCCCCAGACTGTGCAACAACATGGAGGTTGGGTTCACCAGCCTCCCTTTCCATAGCCCTCATTGCCACTGCTGCTGTCCAGGGTCTGATTTCACTACCCTGAGTctcatttccttatctgtcaGTGGAAGATAAAGCCACTGTCTAGCGCCCAGGATTGTTACAGGGATCAGATTAGATGTGGCAAAGGAAGATGCTCTTGGGACACTGCAAGGGACAGGATTCTTCAGGCGTCGCTTGGAGCTGTGGTGCCTCTGTGAGGTAGATGCCCCAGGcaaagccagccagccagccctgACCTGAGCTCACTGCTGGCCCTGCCACAGATTGGCTGTGTGTCTCTGGACAGGTGGCTTGGCCACTCGACCTCTATCAGAGATggccggccgggcatggtggctcattcctgtaatcccagcactttgggaggccaaggtgggtggatcacgaagtcaggagattgagaccatcctggctaacacggtgaaaccccgtctctactaaaaatattttaaaaattagctgggtgtggtggtgggcacctgtagtcccagctacccgtgaggctgaggcaggagagttgtgtgaacctgggaggcggagcttgtagtgagccgagattgcaccactgcactctagcctgggcgagagagcgagactccgtctcaaaaataataataataaataaataaagagctgGCCTAGACAAGAGGTCAAAAACTCAAGtgccaggccaggcatgatggttcatgcctgtaatcctagcactttgggagaccgaggcaggtggatcatctgaggtcaggagttcaagaacagcctgactaacatggtgaaaccccatctctactaaaaatacaaaaattagctcggcgtggtggcgggtgcctgtagtcccagctactcaggaggctgaggcaggagaattgcttgaacccaggaggcggaggttgcagtgagccaagatcgtgccgttgcactccagcttgggcaacagaacgagactccctctcaaaataaaataagacaaacaaaaaaaaaaacctcaagtgCCTGCAAGGCCAAGCAGATACTGTAGATGTGTAAAGGGTAGCATAGACTGGAGGGGTTGGGAGTTGGGGGCAGGCTGGGCAAACTGGAGTGAGCACGGCCCacttatattttaatactttaaagttatttttattaaactctCTGCTGTCCAAGAGATAGTTTATATATGTCGTTTGCCACATATAATACATGTTGTAGGCCAAAATGGCCATGAAGCCACCAGTTTGCAAACCTGAACTGTGAAATCTTTTAGCCACTTCCCTATCTTCTCTGTTGGAGCCATCATTAATACTTGAAAAGTACCTTTGAGTCAGGGAGTTCTACTCTGTGTTTGTGAGAAACGCGGCCCTGCCCCTCCGccacagtttcctcatatgtaaaatggggccACTCATGTCCACTCCCCAACCCCTGTGCCTTGTGGTGAGACTTGCTCCGGGGATGATGGTCCCGCCCCTCCTTTCAGGAACAGGCCTTTGAGAGCagccagaagtacaaagaggggAAGTACATCATTGAACTCAACCACATGATCAAAGACAACGGCTGGGACTGACCCCCGCTCCCCGACGCATGTGGCTCCAGCCCGGCCTGGCCGCCAGGGAGCGCCACCGGCTTCCCTCCGCCCAAAGGGAGCTCTGGACCCTCAGGGCCCCCGCAGAGGACGGATCCAGCTcctgtacatatattttattgcATGCACTGTGACCTTGGGGGGAGAACAGAAGGGGGACGACGCCCCCGCACCTCCTGCGATCTGGCTGGCTTGGATCTCGTTTTTAACCCCCTCCTTCCCCGCTTGCCCTATAGATATGGCCTGTGTTCTGCTCTCCTGGCCCCAGTGCACCGTCTGCTCTGTGAActcctcccaccaagcccctctGACCCCACGCGTGTCTGTCCCCCTCGTTCTGTAGCGTTTGTACATAATAAAACAATGGAGTGGAGACAGCTCAGGCTCGCGTGTAATCCGGGGAGGGGAAGCTCAAGCGGAGATTTCTGCCCCTATAGACCTGTGCGGTTCTGAGACCCGGCGGGGCATGGGGTAGGCAAGTCGTTCAAGCTGGGTCTCCAGGAACCGGGGCGGTTTCACTGCCGGCGGAGGCCCTGAGCCCACTCTGGCTGCCTACGCTGTGACCTCGCCTGATCTGCGTGTGCTCGTCTGCAGCATTTGGCCGCCGCCTAGGGACAGCGCCCCAGGGAGGCAACCGCGTAGCCGGCCTCGCAGCCCCCTCGCGGCCGGACTACAACTTCCAGCGGCCCCCGCGTGGTCCATCCGGCTCCTTCGGGCGCGCCTCAACGCTGGGCCTGCCGGGAAGTGTAGTTCCGAGGGTTCCCCAGCGTGGGACCTTTTGGGAAACCCTGCCGCGAGGCGTCAGAAGCTGTCGGACTGTGCGCGCCTCCGAACCTTGGAGGCTTGGCTCAGGGTGgaggttttttttaaagcatgggGACCAGGGAGGACTACGGTGCTCGGGACTGGGCTGCGGCCTCCTCGCGACCCCGAGTGCCCTGTGAAATCAGCTCAGGCCGCATCCCTCCAGCCTGCACTTTCCCTCTGGTCATGCTGCTTCCCTCCAGGGCCCGGCCTCCAAGTGAAGGGGGACGGAGGGCGGTCACCTGCCAGAAGGTCGGGGGCGCCAAGGTGTGTCCCGGGACTCCAGGCTCCGTCCAGGCTCCATGCCCCGCCCCCCAGCTTATCCCTAGCTGGGGCTCCCCCCCGTGGGAACGGGGACCAGCTGGCCGGAAGCGCCAAACTGCGTCCCTGTCCGAGCCCCGGGGATCAATCAAGCCGAGGAGTTAATTATGTAATGAGGGGGCAGGGGGTCGAGGCTAATGAAGCCGcccggggtggggagggagggaaggaggggaccGTACCCAGGTATCCGGCCCCTGCTCGGACCCCTTCGAGGCCCCAGGGGTCTCCACCCCAGCCCAAATCCAGGGCCCCAAAGAGGGGAGGGGCTGTGATCCTGGGTCTGGAAGGGGCTGAGCTGTGAGCTATAAAGGGGGCATCTCGCAGCACCGGGGGCTCTAGGCAGCGAGACCTGAGGCCAGACGGAACTACAACATGTACCATCCACGAGAATTGTACCCGTCCCTGGGGGCCGGCTACCGCCTGGGGCCCGCCCAACCTGGGGCCGACTCCAGCTTCCCACCCGGCCTAGCAGAGGGCTACCGCTACCCCGGTGAGCGTTGGGACCAGCTCCTGGGTAGGAGAATAGGGAGGCTGGGGCCCTTGGCTGGCTCCTCATTTTTCCCCGGCTTCCAGACCTGGACACTCCCAAACTGGATTGCTTCCTCTCCGGGATGGAGGCTGCTCCCCGCACCCTGGCCGCACACCCACCTCTGCCCCTTCTGCCCCCTGCCATGGGCACTGAGCCGGCCCCATCAGCTCCAGAGGCCCTCCATTCCCTCCCTGGGGTCAGCCTGAGCCTGGAGAACCGGGAGCTATGGAAGGAGTTCAGCTCTGTGGGAACAGAAATGATCATCACCAAAGCTGGGAGGTGAGGGGCTGGTCAGGGTCCGTGTTTCTGGTGGGGGTCTCCTGGGAAAAGCAGAGTCCCTGAGGAGGGGCTAGGTCTGGGAGGTTCCCTAGGGGCTAGAGTTCTGCCTAGGCTTAGAATTTGACTATGGCCTGGGACAGGGGTTACTCTGTGGTTGGAATCAGGAGTCATTCTGTGACAAGGGCTAAGGGCTAGTCTGTGGAGTCTGTGGCTGAGTTTAGGGACCAATCTATGGCAAGGGTTATGGGTCAGTCTGGGGCAGGGTCAGGAAGTCCTGCTGGGTTATAGGTTAGTGTGTGGCCTAGACCAGTGTCCAGACAAGGACAGGGGGTCAAGGGCCAGCCCAGTGACCAGCATCAGGGAAATCTGACCAGGACTGGGGATCAGTATGCAGCTTGAATAGGACTCAGTATATCTAGGTCCAGGGTCACCCTAGAGGCAGGGACATGGTCAGTGTGTGGCCTGTGACGAGGTCTTTAGGGCAGGAGCTCAAGCCCTAGCGTGGAAAGTCCTCAGCCCTACTGCAGGCAGGGTATATTTTTTCTAAAGCAAATTCATCTAAAAGCTGCAGATTCTGGTGCTGGACatcaggggaggagaggagggtggGGACAGGAAGCTCCTAGCAAGAAAGTTAGTCACCCCTGCTTCTGCAAATACGCTTTGAGGGGTAGGAGTCATGGCTCTGTTCCTAACCTGCTGTGTGACAGATCGCTTAACCTGTCTGTCCTGTTTCCCCAAATGTAAAATGAGACAAGAAAACCTTCCAGATCTAAGATTCTGCCCTctgggttcttttttttatttttattttttgagatggagtctcgctctgttgcccaggctggagtgcagtggcgctatctcgtcagctcaccacaacctctgcttcctggattcaagcgattctcctgcctcagcctcccgagtagctgggactacaggcacacaccaccacacctggctaatttttttatttttagtagagacagtgtttcaccatattagccaggctgggtctcaaatttctgacctcatgatctcgcctcagcttcctaaagtgctgggattacaggcgtgaaccactgcacctggccctttttcctttttcagagacagggtcttgccctgttgcccaggctggagtgcagtggtgcaattgtggctcactgtagtcttgacct
This genomic window from Macaca mulatta isolate MMU2019108-1 chromosome 20, T2T-MMU8v2.0, whole genome shotgun sequence contains:
- the YPEL3 gene encoding protein yippee-like 3 isoform X2, whose protein sequence is MCMAQVLTAHLLPPRQALGSLCSPWAAPRVGPLPPAPAMVRISKPKTFQAYLDDCHRRYSCAHCRAHLANHDDLISKSFQGSQGRAYLFNSVVNVGCGPAEERVLLTGLHAVADIHCENCKTTLGWKYEQAFESSQKYKEGKYIIELNHMIKDNGWD
- the YPEL3 gene encoding protein yippee-like 3 isoform X1, giving the protein MCMAQVLTAHLLPPRQALGSLCSPWAAPRVGPLPPAPAMVRISKPKTFQAYLDDCHRRYSCAHCRAHLANHDDLISKSFQGSQGRAYLFNSVTLPGTAPCPHRVNVGCGPAEERVLLTGLHAVADIHCENCKTTLGWKYEQAFESSQKYKEGKYIIELNHMIKDNGWD
- the YPEL3 gene encoding protein yippee-like 3 isoform X3, with protein sequence MVRISKPKTFQAYLDDCHRRYSCAHCRAHLANHDDLISKSFQGSQGRAYLFNSVTLPGTAPCPHRVNVGCGPAEERVLLTGLHAVADIHCENCKTTLGWKYEQAFESSQKYKEGKYIIELNHMIKDNGWD
- the YPEL3 gene encoding protein yippee-like 3 isoform X4: MVRISKPKTFQAYLDDCHRRYSCAHCRAHLANHDDLISKSFQGSQGRAYLFNSVVNVGCGPAEERVLLTGLHAVADIHCENCKTTLGWKYEQAFESSQKYKEGKYIIELNHMIKDNGWD